In Mytilus galloprovincialis chromosome 1, xbMytGall1.hap1.1, whole genome shotgun sequence, the following are encoded in one genomic region:
- the LOC143085346 gene encoding F-box/LRR-repeat protein 14-like, whose protein sequence is METQAEKASAHISCLFPEILTIIFSYLEVKDKGRAAQVCVSWRDAAYNRMVWRGVISKLHLRRANPSLFPSLVKRGIKRVQILSLRRSLRDVVTGISNLECLDLSGCYNVTDIGLGGAFSNDLPCITALNLSLCKQVTDNSLGRIAQSLKNLEILELGGCCSISNTGLLLIAWGLRKLKQLNLRSCRHISDVGIGHLAGQSPHAATGTLELEHLGLQDCQKLTDQALKHVSGGIMQLKTINLSFCGSVTDTGLKFISKMPNLQEVNLRSCDNISDTGIGYLANGTAKISTLDVSFCDKIGDQSLQYIAQGLFCLRCLCLNACNISDDGIYRLVQTLHELTTLNIGQCIRITDKSLGLVADNLKNLSSIDLYGCTKITTVGLEKIMQLKRLTTLNLGLWHKR, encoded by the coding sequence ATGGAGACACAGGCCGAAAAGGCCTCTGCTCACATTTCCTGTCTGTTTCCAGAAATTttgacaataatatttagttattTAGAGGTAAAAGACAAAGGTCGAGCTGCCCAGGTGTGCGTGTCGTGGAGAGACGCTGCTTATAATCGTATGGTCTGGAGAGGGGTCATATCAAAGCTCCATCTCAGACGTGCAAACCCGTCTTTGTTCCCGAGTTTGGTAAAACGTGGTATCAAAAGAGTACAAATTTTAAGTTTGCGACGTAGCCTTCGAGATGTCGTAACTGGGATCTCTAATTTAGAGTGTTTAGATTTGAGTGGGTGTTATAATGTGACTGATATAGGCCTTGGTGGTGCTTTTTCCAATGATCTCCCTTGTATCACTGCATTGAATCTCAGCCTCTGTAAACAAGTGACAGATAACAGTCTAGGCAGAATTGCACAAAGTCTAAAAAATCTTGAGATCTTAGAATTAGGTGGATGTTGTAGCATTTCTAATACAGGACTTTTACTTATTGCATGGGGATTACGAAAGTTAAAACAACTCAATCTGCGGAGTTGTAGACACATTTCAGATGTTGGCATTGGGCATTTAGCAGGACAGAGTCCACATGCTGCAACAGGAACGTTAGAATTAGAACATTTGGGTTTACAAGATTGTCAAAAACTTACAGATCAAGCTTTAAAACATGTCAGTGGTGGAATAATGCagttaaaaacaataaatttaagTTTTTGTGGAAGTGTTACCGACacaggtttaaaattcatatctaaAATGCCAAATTTACAAGAAGTGAATCTTAGAAGTTGTGATAATATTAGTGACACAGGCATTGGTTATTTAGCTAATGGTACAGCAAAAATTTCAACTCTAGATGTTAGTTTTTGTGACAAGATTGGGGATCAGTCTCTTCAATATATTGCTCAAGGGTTATTTTGTTTAAGATGCTTATGCCTTAATGCGTGTAATATTAGTGATGATGGTATTTACAGACTTGTTCAAACGTTACATGAATTAACCACCTTGAACATTGGCCAGTGTATCCGCATTACAGATAAATCTCTTGGACTTGTTGCTGATAACTTGAAGAATCTAAGTTCCATTGACTTGTATGGTTGTACAAAAATAACAACTGTTGGTTTAGAGAAGATAATGCAGCTGAAAAGACTAACAACTTTAAATCTGGGATTGTGGCATAAACGATAA